In Mytilus trossulus isolate FHL-02 chromosome 10, PNRI_Mtr1.1.1.hap1, whole genome shotgun sequence, the DNA window TCACTCCATTACCCATTATGGACGGGGAGTGTTATGCCGACTGACATCCGAGGGCTGTATCCTAGGTGGTAGATAATGGAACGTCATTTCACTGTCTCGCGACATTGGTCCTTTTATGCTTCCTGTCATCGTTATACCAACGTCCGAGTTTCATGATTTATGTAAGCGGGCTACCAAGCTGACCAATCTGGCCCGTTGTAAAGGCTGTAAACATTATCAACATAGTCAAATAACCAAAAGAGCTTCCCAAAACCAAAATGGCAGCCGTTCTGTTCCAACATTCCAACGTCACGCTTGAAATATTTAAACGCTCACAAAACGCCCTCGGGTACCGAACCGACCGTTCGAGGGCTGTAAAGCCAGTCAAGGCCGTTAAACACAtccattaacacctgttatttaaaatgtttattttgctattatTTCACGATTTTCATTCTATATTCAAATTTGTTGCCGTGCCAAACTGGATTTTCCCTGTTGATAATAATGGGAAGAAgcttaaaaatttattttttgaaaaattaaatgaccTCAACATGTCATAAGATATGATGTCCGTGGATATCGACTGGAGTTTACACTTTGTTGTCGGTTCTCctagaaatatttcatatttcgcACCTCAAACCTCAAGGAAAGTTTTCACtcatgaaaatatcaaatgaaattgataACTAGACCACCTGCGCACAGAAATCAATATACGAAATGTATGTAATAGACCAATAGACCATACCAGTTTTCGTTTAAACTCATTGATTCACAAAATATACTTGTATTCATGAAGTCACGATGACTATAATTCTTTTCTATGGAAtgtagctttatttaaaaaaaaaaaacctaccaAGATTTTACAAAGAATTAaaattctacatttgaaaagacTTATAATTAAGGTGACAATTATTCTACTATTTTATTTGTCTGACAACTTTTTCGTTTCCTCCTATTTGTAATAAGTTACGGGTCTGGTATTTTAATAGCTTGTCACTATATATCTTGGGCATTTCTTTGAATTTATTATGTCCGGTatcttgtattatattttgtcagaaatgttttaaatattattttctgaCCTGCACCTCAATAAAATTGCATATAAGATTTTAATTGTTCTTTAAATATAAAGGTCTCGCCGCACACGATGAATACCAATAACGATTGTGAGATATTATGAAAAGGGGAATAACGCTGTTAAGTCAACGAATATTGAATTTAAACGGATTACcagtaattaaaaaatgaaactgtAATAATCAGTAGTGTTTCTCTCACTATAACcgtatgtaaatttttaatatttttcgttttctttttttgcagGAACTATCTTGATACCGTATCATCAATAAAACCCATCTGCAATATTACAAATGTCTCTGGTGAACTAGATAACATTAAAAATGCCACGATTACTTTACTCTATCATATTGGTGATCAATTTGACCGTGTATGCACATAAATGTCGGATAGTAAAACACCCTGATCAAATAATTGCAGACTGCACCAGACTAAAATTAAGAGATGTTCCGACAGATTTACCGCTGCACATATCAGGTCTAGATCTGAGCTACAATCAaatttcaatgataaaaaacaATACCTTCTCTTCTTTTTCTAACTTGAAGACATTAACAATAGATTCAAACAATATTCATACTTTATACAGTGATGTCTTTAAAGGATTGGAAAATTTACGATGGCTTTCAATGCAGCATAATCAACttaacatatttacaaaaatatttgacattgttATTAGACCTTTATTACATATGCAACATTTAGACATTagatacaatataaataaaacgttAGATATACCAAAGCCAATGATATATCCTTACTTTGGACACGTGTTAAATTTAACCAATCTATATATGGATCTTGCGCAAACACCTGTATTTAAGTTAAGTGGATTCGCAAAACTGTCGCAactaaaaacaataaagtttgcACGATGCTATTTAAAACAGATGTCTAATGACACCTTTGTAAATTTACCATCAACCATTACTGCAATCTTCTTTCACGATTGTGTCGGTAAAATATCGAGTGTAGAGGCAGACTTTTTGAAGCCGTTCCCATCACTTATGATATTGAATATGAATAGAGTAGCTATACAATTAGGAGATGCGTTACAACTCTTATATCCTTTCAAGAATACAAGAATGACCTCgattatattcaaacaaatcagACCTCAGTTTCCTAAACCTGTTTTCATAACTCGTGTTATGATTAATTACTTGATGCATATTTGTGTAAAAACTTTAGTTTTAGCAGAATGTGAAATTGTAGGTTATGAGCAAAGATCTCTACTTGCACTGAAATTTCCAGAATGTTTAAAGAATTTTGTACTCTCAGGCAATAGATTTTCAATAGCCCTAGGACCCCATGCACCGGAATTGCTAATCATTATGAGAAGAGttatcaatttgaaatattttgactgGTCGTATAATGCAATCAActataatattattgattacTGCAACATAGACGTGCTGGAAAATGCTGCATATGCAAAGGAAATTTATAGAGAAGGATGCCAAATAAATTCCGCAGCcacaaatgaatataaaaactaCAACAACTCAATGTTAGAACAATCTTCAATGGttgatgaatataaatttacaatttattttccgGGTAATCTTACTTTCCTTCGTGTTTCCCATTACATAACATCATATGTCTTATACCCACTAAAAATATTTGTTGCCAAGGCTGATAATCTAAGATATGTAGATTTCTCATACTGGCAGATAACGCAGTTTCCTGTAATATATTCCGAGACTCCTTTTAATGTTAAGTATTTGGACATTTCTGGACTTAACTCGACAATACTTATTCATGAGACGTCCATACCGGTTTTTAAAAATGTCCAAAcagctattttaaaaaatgctATGCTTGGGCTAACGACTGGAAAAACAGGTagaatattcaaattatttccGGCCGTGGAAAAACTTGATATATCTTACAACAACTTATGGTATCTAGATGAAGATGCCTTTGAAACGAACTTAAATTTGT includes these proteins:
- the LOC134688469 gene encoding toll-like receptor 2 gives rise to the protein MPRLLYSIILVINLTVYAHKCRIVKHPDQIIADCTRLKLRDVPTDLPLHISGLDLSYNQISMIKNNTFSSFSNLKTLTIDSNNIHTLYSDVFKGLENLRWLSMQHNQLNIFTKIFDIVIRPLLHMQHLDIRYNINKTLDIPKPMIYPYFGHVLNLTNLYMDLAQTPVFKLSGFAKLSQLKTIKFARCYLKQMSNDTFVNLPSTITAIFFHDCVGKISSVEADFLKPFPSLMILNMNRVAIQLGDALQLLYPFKNTRMTSIIFKQIRPQFPKPVFITRVMINYLMHICVKTLVLAECEIVGYEQRSLLALKFPECLKNFVLSGNRFSIALGPHAPELLIIMRRVINLKYFDWSYNAINYNIIDYCNIDVLENAAYAKEIYREGCQINSAATNEYKNYNNSMLEQSSMVDEYKFTIYFPGNLTFLRVSHYITSYVLYPLKIFVAKADNLRYVDFSYWQITQFPVIYSETPFNVKYLDISGLNSTILIHETSIPVFKNVQTAILKNAMLGLTTGKTGRIFKLFPAVEKLDISYNNLWYLDEDAFETNLNLSIINIAHNLLQAIPIAVMNLPYLSKLDLSFNRLQTINKTFRDWMDKKSKKYEGTFNLSVEGNSLACTCETSDFIRWLFSTNVVFDRINKNFSCTLSNGSESNTMDVYTLFHQHFGDCKSKNWLRLGIGLLVAFVIFTVPLAILLNFRWKITYWIYRNFRRVVEHRLERKFNYDIYLSFANDICQWVHDDFLPKVECSWHMKVCIEDRDFLIGVAKADAIADAISGSKHAVFILSESYKDNEWNQFEIERVKFEKCRNYLQKIIILVKGATATCVPHNLDDVLQNVTIIDWADNETGWDKLRMALFTDSFQF